The Methylomonas montana genome has a window encoding:
- a CDS encoding O-antigen ligase family protein: MSHLKVTLGSVNAFPLDLLYALAAIFALVYFIKYFYRNTKRPNASETKTTAIFVLLFIFLFVGKLMIGFLNNLPFDSLLRMFMTDTPAIYFFLPLAIYKDVSQLKRLIKFAVFLSLVFPLYQPFLLNSDDTKLALNAQDTLRLGFGDGNILLGLGAIALLCWEYKKYLTFLPLSGVMMLGHRSSFIAIGLAFMALSFFKGKKIKTLILMGVAGALVIVMLSILQAFANVNMLDKLLSRVEQTFDPTKTTIVRARVITTVIEELEKRPFTGLEYKELQEVIKRSEFSPRDFNIYHPHNFVYSSLMNTGIIGTLLLFTIIFRSMKTAYKLARTEVFKLQGAYLYSYILFFLIFSAMNTSMTTCGYVFWFLCGVTFWFFNQYKAARQSS; encoded by the coding sequence ATGAGTCACTTAAAAGTAACTTTGGGCAGCGTCAATGCATTCCCTTTAGACTTGCTTTATGCGCTTGCAGCAATATTTGCGTTGGTTTATTTTATAAAGTATTTTTATAGAAACACTAAAAGACCTAACGCATCGGAAACCAAGACAACAGCCATATTTGTTTTATTATTTATCTTTTTATTTGTCGGCAAATTAATGATCGGCTTTCTTAATAACCTACCATTCGATAGTTTGTTAAGAATGTTTATGACCGACACGCCGGCAATCTATTTTTTTCTACCGCTAGCGATCTATAAAGACGTTAGCCAGCTAAAGCGTTTAATTAAATTTGCTGTCTTTCTTTCGTTAGTGTTTCCACTCTATCAGCCCTTTTTACTAAATTCGGATGATACAAAACTGGCGTTGAACGCCCAAGATACGTTAAGACTTGGCTTTGGCGACGGCAACATCCTGCTGGGACTTGGCGCCATTGCTCTGCTTTGCTGGGAATATAAGAAATATCTTACCTTTCTTCCTCTCTCCGGCGTGATGATGCTTGGACACCGATCGTCCTTCATAGCCATAGGTCTTGCATTTATGGCCTTATCTTTTTTTAAAGGAAAAAAAATTAAAACTCTCATTCTGATGGGGGTGGCAGGAGCGCTAGTTATTGTCATGCTTTCGATTCTCCAGGCGTTTGCCAATGTTAATATGCTGGACAAACTCCTAAGCCGTGTGGAACAAACCTTTGACCCCACTAAAACCACTATTGTCCGCGCAAGAGTCATTACAACGGTAATCGAGGAGTTAGAAAAACGACCTTTTACCGGACTGGAATATAAAGAGCTTCAAGAAGTCATCAAACGCTCAGAGTTTAGTCCGCGCGACTTCAATATTTATCACCCCCATAATTTTGTTTATTCTTCGTTAATGAATACCGGCATTATTGGCACTCTTTTACTGTTTACCATAATTTTCAGGTCAATGAAAACAGCTTATAAACTCGCGCGTACTGAAGTTTTTAAATTACAAGGCGCTTATTTATATAGTTATATTTTATTCTTTTTAATTTTTTCGGCGATGAATACCTCCATGACAACATGTGGATATGTCTTCTGGTTTTTATGCGGTGTTACTTTCTGGTTTTTTAATCAATATAAGGCCGCTAGGCAATCGTCATGA
- a CDS encoding glycosyltransferase family 4 protein yields MTLHIGIAGPIATEYIADLLTEGASDLPVGYPGAPLTGVLITELLRLGYKVSAFTTDPSLYPHSGPVKASGVNFDFYICPARPRAWRFNKNHVGRAIDGFAYERQQLFNAMKLANPNIIHAHWTYEFALAAIKTGLPHLITCHDAPAAVLRHTRSPYRAIRYLMARQVFWKGQHFSAVSNYMSEAVQHYTSQAINVIPNPLANYVISNGRIRTRPPVKHIGMVCNGWDDLKNPKAALMAFAKIHRNEPMSELHLFGREFGAGESAQQWCQQQGIAAGMIFHGATPHKQLIERLNRLDLLLHPSLEESFGVVIAEAMALGLPIVAGSRSGAVPWVVGIDETTDNRCCAVLTDVSDLANIASAIEEAFDEYYSERSSSGHTRALRMFAPKAISESYLAMYRQALLTDTIPKI; encoded by the coding sequence GTGACATTACACATTGGCATTGCCGGGCCCATTGCCACAGAATACATTGCAGACTTGCTGACCGAAGGCGCTAGCGACCTACCGGTTGGTTATCCAGGTGCACCGCTCACAGGTGTTTTGATTACTGAATTATTAAGGCTAGGGTACAAAGTATCCGCTTTCACCACAGATCCTTCGCTCTATCCGCATTCAGGGCCAGTTAAAGCCAGCGGGGTAAATTTCGATTTCTACATTTGCCCCGCTCGCCCACGAGCCTGGCGCTTTAATAAGAACCATGTCGGTCGTGCAATCGATGGTTTTGCTTATGAAAGACAGCAATTGTTTAATGCTATGAAATTAGCAAACCCCAACATTATTCATGCTCACTGGACCTACGAATTTGCTCTGGCCGCCATCAAAACCGGACTGCCACATCTAATCACCTGCCATGATGCTCCGGCGGCAGTGCTTCGCCATACGCGCAGCCCCTATCGGGCCATTCGCTACCTAATGGCCCGCCAAGTGTTTTGGAAAGGACAGCATTTCTCCGCTGTTTCTAACTATATGTCCGAGGCTGTACAACATTACACAAGCCAAGCTATTAACGTTATTCCCAATCCATTAGCCAATTACGTAATATCTAACGGACGAATACGAACTAGGCCGCCAGTAAAACATATCGGTATGGTTTGTAATGGCTGGGATGATCTTAAAAATCCCAAAGCGGCATTAATGGCTTTCGCCAAAATACATCGTAACGAGCCAATGTCGGAATTGCATCTCTTTGGCCGCGAGTTCGGTGCAGGGGAATCCGCGCAACAATGGTGTCAGCAGCAGGGGATCGCAGCCGGCATGATATTTCATGGTGCCACTCCGCATAAGCAGTTGATTGAACGCCTTAATAGGCTGGACTTGCTGCTGCATCCCTCCCTGGAAGAATCCTTTGGCGTTGTAATTGCGGAGGCCATGGCGCTAGGCCTGCCGATAGTCGCCGGTAGCCGTAGCGGCGCGGTGCCCTGGGTAGTCGGTATCGACGAGACGACTGACAACCGCTGCTGCGCGGTACTGACAGATGTATCCGATCTGGCCAATATTGCTTCAGCCATAGAAGAAGCATTTGATGAATATTATAGCGAGCGCTCATCATCAGGCCATACCCGAGCACTAAGGATGTTCGCACCCAAAGCGATAAGCGAATCGTACTTAGCAATGTACCGGCAGGCGTTGCTTACTGACACCATACCAAAAATCTAA
- a CDS encoding WecB/TagA/CpsF family glycosyltransferase: protein MSVNRIMDIPVYSGPPSVVLEEMDRVISARKMGAYISITNTESMYHALRRPDHLKFIQEANFSLCDGVGVIAAGYFWGLKINRYNGPILQLDCSEYGQSRGWRHFFYGGKEGVAELMSEKLKEQFPQLQVVGTYCPPFRELTEQEDEDVVRMINECQPDIVWVGLGLVKQEAWIAKHLHRVKAPWMVGVGASFDYHSGAVPWAPLWIRALGLEWVFRLIIQPKLRAKRYWWSFVFVAEAALAGMMQRFQGVKVNS, encoded by the coding sequence ATGTCAGTTAATCGGATTATGGATATCCCTGTCTATTCAGGCCCGCCATCCGTGGTGTTGGAAGAGATGGATAGAGTAATCTCCGCTCGCAAAATGGGGGCTTATATTTCCATTACCAATACCGAGTCGATGTACCACGCTTTAAGGCGTCCAGATCATCTTAAATTTATTCAAGAAGCCAATTTTTCTTTATGCGATGGGGTGGGCGTGATTGCCGCCGGGTATTTTTGGGGGCTAAAGATCAACCGCTACAACGGCCCCATCCTGCAGCTGGATTGCAGCGAATATGGCCAGTCCAGGGGATGGCGTCACTTCTTCTATGGCGGCAAGGAGGGCGTCGCAGAATTAATGTCCGAAAAACTTAAAGAACAGTTTCCGCAGTTGCAAGTGGTGGGCACTTATTGTCCGCCATTTCGCGAACTGACCGAGCAGGAAGACGAAGACGTGGTCAGGATGATCAACGAATGCCAGCCGGATATTGTCTGGGTCGGCCTGGGGTTAGTTAAGCAAGAGGCGTGGATTGCCAAGCATCTACACCGGGTGAAAGCGCCCTGGATGGTTGGCGTTGGCGCGTCATTCGACTATCACTCGGGCGCCGTGCCCTGGGCACCGCTCTGGATTCGGGCGCTGGGGCTGGAATGGGTTTTTAGATTGATTATCCAGCCCAAGTTGCGTGCCAAGCGCTATTGGTGGTCGTTTGTGTTTGTTGCCGAGGCGGCATTGGCCGGGATGATGCAGCGGTTTCAAGGTGTAAAAGTTAATTCTTAA
- a CDS encoding acyltransferase, whose protein sequence is MAAKIMFYTVLRLRDAVLKRWWNFSGRLLLRASGVDTQYRTILYGYPIVTLCPDSKVIFGDGVMLCSDSRFTALGSSRPVIIRTLRPKSQITIGANTGLSGTVICSAVSVEIGSECLLGADVQIFDTDFHKIEPKNRRFDKSPDKVRCAPVVIEDNVFIGAGSKVMKGVKIGRNSVIGAGSIVTKDIPCNSIAVGNPAKVIGSVL, encoded by the coding sequence ATGGCCGCGAAAATAATGTTTTATACAGTTCTGCGTCTGCGTGACGCTGTCTTGAAAAGATGGTGGAATTTTAGTGGTCGATTACTGTTACGCGCATCTGGCGTTGACACTCAATATCGGACAATTCTTTACGGTTATCCCATCGTCACACTGTGTCCAGATAGTAAAGTGATATTTGGAGATGGAGTTATGCTTTGTTCGGACTCGCGCTTCACCGCCTTAGGCAGCTCCAGACCGGTAATAATTCGAACACTGAGGCCTAAATCGCAGATTACTATCGGTGCAAATACCGGGCTAAGTGGAACGGTCATTTGTTCGGCAGTTTCCGTAGAAATTGGCTCCGAATGTTTGCTAGGTGCTGATGTGCAAATATTTGACACCGATTTTCATAAAATAGAGCCTAAAAATAGGAGATTCGACAAGTCTCCCGATAAAGTCCGATGTGCGCCGGTGGTAATAGAAGACAACGTATTTATCGGCGCCGGCAGCAAAGTCATGAAAGGGGTCAAAATCGGTCGCAATAGTGTGATTGGCGCCGGGTCGATTGTGACAAAAGATATTCCTTGCAATTCTATTGCTGTCGGTAATCCCGCGAAAGTTATAGGGTCGGTGCTTTAA
- a CDS encoding glycosyltransferase family 4 protein, which yields MKKVVLLNYRLFHYRMELLNRLRKVCADRGIDIHLVHGQATKREEQKKDCGFLPWADVVVNRYVSIGNKDILWQPFPAKHRDADLVVLMQENRLMSNYPWLFLRGLHRSKVAYWGHGRNFQSTRPTGLFERWKQLLVGRVDWWFAYTDLTKAILLADGYPSERITVLDNAIDNESFVADLAAVSDARLADLRHQLDVPADAQVGLYCGSLYPDKRLDYMVAAADKIRAALPNFHLLIIGDGPSAGDIKAAAASRPWLHWLGVRKGIEKAEYFRLAHLVLNPGLVGLHVLDSFCAGVPMVTTTDARHSPEIAYLKDGENGLVVAGDAEVYANAIIDLFQNPPRYAQLQTRALADAQRYTLQNMVEHFADGIERCLNMERKF from the coding sequence ATGAAAAAAGTAGTTTTGCTCAACTATAGATTGTTCCATTACCGCATGGAATTACTCAACCGATTACGCAAGGTTTGCGCCGATCGAGGCATTGATATTCACCTTGTGCACGGCCAAGCAACAAAACGTGAAGAACAAAAGAAGGACTGCGGTTTTTTGCCCTGGGCCGACGTGGTGGTAAATCGCTATGTCTCCATCGGCAATAAAGACATCCTTTGGCAGCCTTTTCCAGCCAAACATCGCGATGCCGACTTGGTGGTGTTGATGCAGGAGAACCGGCTAATGTCCAATTACCCTTGGTTATTCCTGCGTGGCTTGCATCGATCAAAAGTGGCTTATTGGGGACATGGCCGCAATTTTCAGTCGACGCGTCCAACCGGCCTGTTCGAAAGGTGGAAGCAACTTCTAGTGGGCCGCGTCGACTGGTGGTTTGCTTATACCGACCTGACCAAGGCTATTCTGCTAGCCGACGGTTATCCGAGCGAGCGGATTACGGTGTTGGACAATGCCATCGATAACGAAAGCTTTGTGGCCGATTTGGCCGCGGTTTCCGATGCCCGCCTGGCAGACTTGCGCCATCAGCTTGATGTACCCGCAGACGCCCAAGTCGGTTTGTATTGCGGCTCGCTGTATCCCGACAAACGCCTGGATTACATGGTGGCGGCGGCCGACAAAATTCGGGCGGCATTGCCTAATTTTCATTTGCTGATTATCGGCGACGGCCCCAGTGCGGGTGACATTAAAGCGGCGGCGGCATCGCGGCCTTGGCTGCATTGGTTGGGCGTCCGCAAAGGCATCGAAAAAGCCGAATATTTTCGCTTGGCTCATCTGGTGTTAAATCCCGGATTGGTGGGCTTGCATGTGCTGGATTCGTTTTGCGCCGGTGTGCCGATGGTCACCACCACCGATGCTCGTCACAGCCCGGAAATTGCTTACCTTAAAGATGGCGAGAACGGCTTGGTGGTGGCTGGCGATGCCGAAGTTTATGCCAATGCCATCATCGATTTATTCCAAAACCCGCCGCGCTACGCGCAGTTACAAACAAGAGCCCTTGCCGACGCGCAACGCTACACCTTGCAGAATATGGTGGAGCATTTTGCCGATGGGATTGAGCGTTGTCTGAATATGGAACGGAAGTTCTAG
- a CDS encoding glycosyltransferase family 2 protein, protein MKIWICIPVFNRIEFTLKCLATLKTQTFQNFGVVICDHGSTDGSTQRINRDFPDVVVLNADDSLWWTGAMNRCVEYVLQHAAEQDYLLTLNNDTELPPDYLAELAVQSTQYPHAVLTSVVHDVATGERVSDGYRQSWLAAKDRAVSFEKHHLPGDDNVMAVTLASGRGTLFPMEVFRIVGLYDERHLPHYAADYDFSHKAQRAGFPAYVCKSCRVFSHVAATGMTTVRDTLSLKGFITFLTSIKSPANLKTRWWYGWNNCPKALFPSYIVLDVIRLVGGYFRHFLLINAELNKV, encoded by the coding sequence ATGAAAATCTGGATTTGCATACCCGTTTTTAACCGCATTGAATTTACTCTGAAATGTTTGGCAACCCTTAAAACGCAAACCTTTCAAAATTTCGGCGTGGTTATTTGCGATCACGGTTCCACGGATGGCAGCACGCAGCGCATCAACCGGGACTTTCCGGACGTGGTTGTGCTCAACGCCGACGACAGTTTGTGGTGGACGGGGGCGATGAATCGCTGCGTTGAATACGTATTGCAACACGCCGCCGAGCAAGACTATCTATTGACCTTGAACAACGATACCGAGCTGCCGCCCGACTATCTGGCCGAATTAGCCGTCCAAAGCACTCAATACCCGCATGCGGTTTTAACCTCGGTGGTCCATGACGTCGCCACCGGCGAGCGTGTCAGCGACGGTTACCGTCAAAGTTGGCTGGCCGCAAAAGACCGGGCAGTGTCGTTTGAAAAACATCATCTGCCGGGCGACGACAACGTGATGGCCGTGACGCTGGCGTCCGGGCGGGGCACATTGTTTCCCATGGAGGTATTTCGGATTGTGGGTTTGTACGACGAGCGTCATTTGCCGCACTACGCCGCCGATTACGATTTCAGCCATAAAGCCCAACGGGCAGGCTTCCCGGCTTATGTGTGCAAGAGCTGTCGGGTTTTTTCCCATGTGGCCGCCACCGGCATGACGACGGTGCGTGATACTTTGTCGTTAAAAGGCTTTATCACTTTTTTAACCAGTATTAAATCGCCCGCCAATCTGAAAACGCGTTGGTGGTATGGCTGGAATAATTGCCCGAAAGCGCTTTTTCCAAGTTATATCGTTTTGGATGTGATACGACTGGTTGGCGGTTATTTCAGGCATTTTTTGTTGATTAATGCCGAACTCAATAAAGTGTAA
- a CDS encoding glycosyltransferase family 2 protein translates to MITVVIPLYNKAHMIMRTLASVLTQTYKDFEVIIVNDGSTDDGVDVINSFTSDPRVKIVEQKNQGVSVARNTGVARAKYNYIAFLDADDEWLPGYLDKLKEAIELFPDASMYGFPSWHRNILTGQAGNTTLNRYKSKIQIVEYFENPHTMPHTSAMTISKRFFNMLDNGHGFPVGKKLCEDWSCFNRIAFLGEFVYIGFPLGIRNNGVSGQITGIKKEGNSELMQDVVDFFNLTHEFALNHPDKIRLFKIFFRYDLRNRMLVALRDNDYVTLKFYFDRLNKECLSELNSLEIKLYSIRFLNFFAKLYVYFTKLMWRTHGFPIVGKPD, encoded by the coding sequence ATGATCACAGTAGTCATTCCTCTTTACAATAAAGCCCATATGATAATGCGGACTTTAGCCTCCGTACTGACTCAGACTTATAAAGATTTTGAAGTTATTATAGTTAATGATGGTTCCACAGATGACGGCGTTGATGTAATAAATAGCTTCACTTCGGACCCACGAGTAAAAATAGTCGAGCAAAAAAATCAAGGCGTCAGCGTCGCACGCAATACCGGGGTAGCCCGCGCCAAATACAATTATATTGCTTTTTTAGATGCCGATGACGAATGGCTGCCAGGGTATTTAGATAAATTGAAAGAAGCTATTGAGTTATTTCCAGACGCAAGCATGTATGGATTCCCAAGCTGGCATAGAAATATATTGACTGGGCAAGCAGGCAATACCACTTTGAATAGATACAAAAGTAAAATTCAGATAGTTGAGTACTTTGAAAACCCGCACACCATGCCACATACAAGCGCCATGACTATTTCAAAGCGCTTTTTCAACATGCTCGATAACGGACATGGCTTTCCAGTCGGTAAGAAATTATGCGAAGACTGGAGTTGTTTTAATCGTATCGCGTTCCTGGGAGAATTCGTATATATAGGCTTTCCGCTAGGAATTAGAAATAATGGCGTATCTGGACAAATCACAGGCATAAAAAAAGAAGGAAATAGTGAGCTGATGCAGGATGTGGTTGATTTTTTTAACTTAACACATGAGTTTGCTCTAAATCATCCAGATAAAATCAGACTATTCAAGATTTTCTTTAGGTATGACCTCAGAAACAGGATGTTGGTCGCGCTTAGAGATAACGACTATGTAACACTTAAATTTTACTTTGACCGCCTAAACAAAGAATGCTTGAGCGAATTAAATAGTTTAGAAATAAAGCTTTACTCGATCAGATTTCTTAATTTTTTTGCAAAACTATATGTGTATTTTACAAAGCTTATGTGGCGCACACATGGCTTCCCGATAGTTGGAAAACCAGATTGA
- a CDS encoding glycosyltransferase family protein, with the protein MRWFYIPNENTEGDQIGPRMAFEKLYREGVFSAYTAYSYLVRQNALGNHHDALNELLESARAFAPNVIFIQHPSNRYPMDKGFLQQLKSIPSQPKLVLYEEDPYGYLVKRMDATVIAVLSQSDICFLGGTGYLADMAHSAGAKKIRFALHSYDSHRFGTPWQPTTTRRYDAIMIANLPCLKRIPWLHVPGGRSRKNTARGLYKFLGDRFAVYGGDLGWQGEPYCKGKIRYDEQGTAIRDAWMSVNWGQYDGIAMYTSDRFPISLACGVPHITNYQPGYEHVFANIPGLFVIKSPREAVDVALYILSLTVEQRNELGFQAAEYARQHLEVTVVYANMVSVIHEQLFGCHAPSAQGESL; encoded by the coding sequence ATGCGTTGGTTTTACATACCAAATGAAAACACGGAAGGTGACCAAATTGGTCCGCGCATGGCGTTTGAAAAACTGTATCGCGAAGGCGTTTTTTCCGCGTACACCGCCTATTCTTATTTAGTGCGGCAAAATGCCTTAGGGAACCATCATGACGCATTGAATGAACTCTTGGAGTCTGCCCGCGCTTTTGCGCCGAATGTCATATTTATTCAGCATCCCAGTAATCGCTATCCAATGGACAAGGGATTTTTGCAACAACTCAAGAGCATACCAAGCCAACCTAAATTGGTTTTATATGAAGAAGACCCTTATGGTTATTTGGTCAAACGCATGGATGCCACCGTGATAGCTGTTCTCTCTCAATCCGATATTTGTTTTTTGGGAGGAACAGGATATTTAGCGGATATGGCCCATAGTGCCGGAGCCAAAAAAATTCGATTTGCCTTGCATTCTTACGACAGTCATCGGTTTGGAACGCCGTGGCAACCAACGACAACCCGTCGCTATGACGCCATCATGATTGCCAATCTCCCTTGTCTAAAACGGATACCCTGGCTACACGTTCCCGGTGGGCGAAGCAGGAAAAACACCGCACGCGGGCTATACAAATTTCTGGGCGATCGATTTGCGGTGTATGGTGGCGACCTAGGTTGGCAGGGCGAGCCTTATTGCAAAGGAAAAATCCGATATGACGAGCAGGGAACCGCGATTCGTGATGCTTGGATGAGCGTTAACTGGGGACAGTACGATGGGATTGCCATGTACACTTCCGACCGCTTTCCGATTAGCCTGGCATGCGGAGTGCCACATATCACCAATTACCAACCCGGCTATGAACATGTGTTTGCCAATATTCCCGGCTTATTCGTCATTAAAAGCCCACGGGAGGCAGTAGATGTTGCACTGTACATCCTGAGCCTGACCGTCGAACAACGTAATGAATTGGGTTTTCAGGCGGCCGAATACGCCCGCCAACACCTGGAAGTCACCGTAGTTTATGCCAATATGGTTTCTGTGATTCATGAGCAGCTGTTTGGTTGTCACGCGCCTTCGGCCCAAGGCGAATCGCTGTGA
- a CDS encoding MATE family efflux transporter, translating to MQASKRVVKNTSILYARMLLTVFISLYTTRLTLANLGADNFGLFGLVGGVIAMLGFLSTTMSSATQRFISIAQGAGEFDKLRRIFNISLVLHWVTAFLVLLILEIAGYFFFNGTLNISEGRIEVAKLIYQFMVMSALFTIISVPYEAVITSHENMLVYAILGFIESLLKLGIAYFIVYSTYDRLLTYGFLMALLSVFLLFIKQVYCRCKYQECSVDVFQNFDKKIFRQMTSFASWSFLGSTTSLVANYGQGVVLNMFFGTTVNAAQNIANQLNGQLGAFSVNMLKALTPLINKSEGSGNRELMLKATMMGSKVSFFLVMAFHIPVLIEMPLILKLWLADVPDFTVIFCRLLLIRILIEHLFHPVVSAIVAVGNIKSYQIASSLLLLLPLPVSYFLYTAQQPAYAIYVVFIIYTIISSAIIVFYAIKHCDLSPSAFMLNVILRCSLTFILVFGASFVPHYFIDLDPIRLTSTILTSATAYLLVVFFIGFSREERSHIKKLVSSMFKKPSVIK from the coding sequence ATGCAAGCATCAAAAAGAGTGGTTAAGAATACCAGCATTCTATATGCCCGCATGCTGCTTACAGTCTTCATTTCTTTATATACCACACGCCTAACCTTAGCCAATTTAGGAGCCGACAATTTCGGTTTATTTGGCTTGGTCGGTGGCGTTATTGCGATGCTTGGTTTTTTAAGTACCACTATGTCAAGCGCAACACAGCGCTTTATATCAATCGCTCAAGGGGCGGGCGAGTTCGATAAATTAAGGCGCATATTTAACATAAGCCTGGTATTGCACTGGGTGACAGCTTTTCTTGTTCTATTAATATTAGAGATTGCCGGTTATTTTTTTTTTAACGGAACCCTAAATATTTCTGAAGGCCGCATAGAAGTAGCCAAGCTGATATATCAATTTATGGTGATGAGCGCATTATTCACCATCATTTCGGTGCCTTATGAAGCTGTTATTACCTCCCATGAAAACATGCTGGTTTATGCGATTTTGGGTTTTATAGAGTCGCTTCTAAAGTTAGGAATTGCTTACTTTATTGTTTATAGCACTTATGATCGGCTGCTTACGTATGGATTTTTAATGGCTTTACTATCGGTATTCTTGTTATTCATTAAACAAGTTTACTGCCGTTGTAAGTATCAAGAATGTTCGGTGGATGTTTTTCAAAACTTCGATAAAAAAATATTCCGACAAATGACAAGTTTTGCTAGCTGGTCTTTTTTAGGCTCTACGACTTCGCTTGTCGCTAATTACGGACAAGGCGTCGTTCTGAATATGTTTTTTGGAACCACGGTGAATGCCGCTCAAAACATTGCAAATCAGCTAAATGGACAATTAGGCGCATTTTCTGTCAATATGTTGAAGGCATTAACCCCTTTAATAAACAAAAGTGAAGGATCTGGAAATAGGGAGTTAATGTTAAAAGCAACCATGATGGGCAGCAAGGTTTCGTTCTTTTTGGTTATGGCTTTCCATATTCCCGTACTAATTGAAATGCCACTTATATTGAAACTATGGCTGGCTGATGTGCCCGATTTTACGGTTATATTTTGTCGCCTGTTATTAATAAGAATCCTAATTGAGCATTTATTCCATCCCGTGGTTTCTGCGATAGTAGCAGTGGGAAATATCAAGTCATATCAGATAGCGAGCTCTTTGTTGCTACTACTGCCTCTGCCTGTGTCTTATTTTCTATATACTGCACAGCAACCTGCTTACGCCATTTATGTGGTGTTTATAATTTATACAATTATTTCGTCGGCTATAATCGTTTTTTATGCTATAAAACATTGCGATTTATCGCCATCGGCTTTTATGTTGAACGTGATATTGCGCTGTAGCCTGACATTTATACTTGTTTTTGGAGCTTCGTTTGTTCCGCATTATTTTATTGATCTTGATCCGATTCGCTTGACCTCTACAATTTTAACAAGTGCAACTGCTTACCTGTTGGTAGTTTTTTTTATAGGCTTTTCAAGAGAAGAAAGATCTCATATCAAGAAACTCGTATCATCAATGTTTAAAAAACCTTCGGTAATAAAATGA
- a CDS encoding VanZ family protein — protein MAKFKGNRKLAMLFILLSIGWIGILFAESSQPPAKIMGEVSGLDKLAHFVAFGVLAFFLCAVAFCVNDKPAVPLFSMPLLVSALSGILEEGYQMTVPGRAGSLLDLTADLSGAAFVILLVNRYCIKRSCH, from the coding sequence ATGGCTAAATTCAAAGGCAATCGCAAACTGGCAATGTTGTTCATCCTGCTGAGTATCGGCTGGATAGGCATTCTGTTCGCAGAATCGTCACAACCACCGGCTAAAATTATGGGCGAAGTTTCCGGGCTGGATAAACTGGCTCACTTTGTGGCATTTGGAGTTTTAGCGTTTTTCTTGTGCGCCGTAGCTTTTTGTGTAAACGATAAGCCGGCCGTGCCGCTATTTTCCATGCCCTTATTGGTGTCGGCCTTATCGGGTATCCTTGAAGAAGGCTATCAAATGACCGTACCCGGTCGCGCAGGAAGCTTGTTGGATTTAACAGCGGATTTATCCGGTGCAGCGTTTGTCATTTTGTTGGTTAATCGCTACTGTATAAAACGCTCCTGCCATTAG
- a CDS encoding class I SAM-dependent methyltransferase produces MSFYGYYASRDRNKFGEIIKKKFAQIVFDLTAKHGTTDSILEIGPGDGYVADIALAQGITYSAIEGSSKIAEKLAERNINVHCSFVPPLPNIGNEVSCCILLHVLEHMDNHAKASELLGNIHAILKEDGLIIVAVPDYLSWGKLFFDCDYTHSYPLTKRRLNRLFEDNGFSIILNEHYSGCYVGKIPFIFAKILSIFYSDTLNSIFFGKSDLLYRGVLTFMPNLLVVARKS; encoded by the coding sequence ATGTCATTTTATGGCTACTACGCATCGCGCGATAGGAATAAATTTGGAGAAATCATAAAAAAGAAATTTGCTCAAATAGTATTTGATCTCACTGCAAAACATGGAACGACAGACTCTATTTTAGAAATCGGTCCTGGCGACGGCTATGTGGCAGATATTGCATTGGCACAGGGAATCACTTATTCGGCGATTGAAGGTAGTTCAAAAATTGCCGAAAAATTGGCGGAAAGAAATATTAACGTGCACTGTTCTTTTGTTCCGCCACTACCAAACATCGGCAATGAAGTAAGCTGTTGCATACTGCTGCATGTGTTGGAACATATGGATAATCATGCAAAAGCGTCTGAATTACTCGGCAACATCCATGCAATATTGAAAGAAGACGGACTTATTATTGTGGCTGTGCCTGATTATTTAAGCTGGGGAAAGCTGTTTTTTGATTGCGATTACACCCACTCTTATCCATTAACAAAAAGGCGTTTAAATAGATTATTTGAGGATAATGGATTTAGCATTATTTTGAATGAGCACTACTCAGGGTGTTATGTAGGAAAAATACCTTTTATTTTTGCAAAAATACTGAGTATTTTTTATTCGGATACGCTCAATTCAATTTTCTTTGGAAAAAGCGACTTGCTTTACCGGGGCGTTCTCACCTTCATGCCAAACTTATTGGTTGTCGCCAGAAAGTCCTGA